Proteins encoded within one genomic window of Polaribacter sp. NJDZ03:
- the ruvA gene encoding Holliday junction branch migration protein RuvA: MITQVRGRLVEKNPTEVVVDCNGVGYLLHISLNTFSSLPDDEAVVLYTHLSIREDAHTLFGFFTKTEREVFKLLISVSGVGPSIARTMCSSMTAEEIQHAIASENVPLIQSVKGIGAKTAQRVIVDLKDKILKTFNMDEVSTFTSNTNKDEALSALEVLGFNKKQSEKVISTILKENPEATVENLIKLALKNL, translated from the coding sequence ATGATTACACAAGTTAGAGGAAGATTGGTAGAAAAAAACCCAACAGAGGTTGTAGTAGATTGCAATGGAGTTGGTTATTTATTACATATTTCTCTAAACACCTTCTCTAGCTTACCCGATGATGAAGCTGTTGTTTTATACACCCATTTATCTATAAGAGAAGATGCACACACCCTTTTTGGATTTTTCACAAAAACAGAGAGAGAAGTTTTTAAGCTATTAATTTCTGTTTCTGGCGTTGGGCCAAGTATTGCAAGAACTATGTGCTCATCAATGACAGCAGAAGAAATACAACATGCAATTGCATCTGAAAATGTACCACTCATACAATCTGTAAAAGGAATTGGTGCAAAAACAGCGCAAAGAGTAATTGTAGATTTAAAGGATAAAATTTTAAAAACCTTTAACATGGATGAAGTTTCTACCTTTACAAGCAATACCAATAAGGATGAAGCGTTATCTGCTTTAGAAGTTTTAGGGTTTAATAAAAAACAGTCCGAGAAAGTTATCTCTACTATTTTAAAAGAAAACCCAGAAGCCACCGTAGAAAACTTAATAAAACTAGCCTTAAAAAATTTATAA